The Culex pipiens pallens isolate TS chromosome 2, TS_CPP_V2, whole genome shotgun sequence DNA window tttggtgaaattttgataaagtgcaccgttttcatgttaaatccatttttaggtgacttttttgaaaatggtcgcagtttttaattttttaaaattagtgaacatgtttgcccacttttgaaaaaaatatttttgaaaagctgagaaaattctctatattttgcttctttggactttgttgaaacgacctttagttgctgagatattgcaatgcaaaggtttaaaaacaggaaaattgatgttttctaagtctaacccaaacagcccaccatttttcaatgtcgatatttcagcaactaatggtccgatttttaatgttaatatatgaaacatttgtaaaattttccgatctttttgaaaacaatattttcaaaattttcaaatcaagactaacatttcaaaagggccaaacattcaatattacgcctaaaacatatcaaaaaaaaaataaaaatagtgtttttttgcaaatcaagttttagtaataaaaagttaaataaaaaaaatcaccaaattttttttaccgtgtatcatttttttccagtgtagtccatatccatacctacaactttgccgaagacaccaaatcgatcaaaaaattccttcaaaagatacagatttttgaattttcacatatcatttttgtatggacagctgccaaatttgtatggaaaattatatggacaaactaatgatgcaaaatggcttctttgggcataccgaagccaccaaaaaagtttcagtcggattaaaaaatacaaaaattaaaattgaagaaaaaagaccgatttcgtagagaattgctcttttgacCAGGGATGGTATTTCCTCGTTTCCTCGCCGATGGCGAGGGCTTTTAGATATCGTCCCtcgctcaaatcatcaaatttttggcgttctcccaaaactgcatcaagagagcgaagcgaaaacgacgccgatgaaatagcgagcaacgaacaaaccgatgcgtaagacggaaaaaaatctctcacacagccagtcccctcgctcaaaaagcaagagaaagagcaatcgtgaaattctctcgcccgtaagccctgtagaaatgagttcatttgtgtgcgtgagctccagtgtatgtatacagcaatttcgtGTGCGTGTCTCTCCGGTTGGAGCGATAGTTCCATCGGAGCCAGCGATAGGGTATTTCTTGTCGATGTGATGGGCTTTCGATATTCGCGATAGTAAGCCGACCATCACTCGgctgcgaaagagaagagaagttttaagagacgaggaacgcaccgaaatatgcatcaatgatagtgcgatggtgatggtttaccTACCCTGAACTTTTGAcatctttaaaaacattttttttgagttattatttaaaaaaaattttgtagaaattttggagttttttttttattttgaagtttttgaaatctttgaaatttttgaaaacaggcTTAAAACACatttcgagattttttcgaTCGTCAGTCGTAAATtatttgtcgatggtagatcgagaaaTTGGGATCGAATAATCTCAATCtactatcgacaaattacgatcgagaaatctcgaCGTGAGTTGAGAAATCACGATTGAAATATTacaatcgaatgcaataatcaccacgagAAGCTACCACTAATAATTTTTGATTCGCTGTTTAACTTCAGCTTCTTGTCAGATCTGTGGCAACTCATTGGCAGTCTACAATACTCAGGATCCTTTTCTTAGCTACTCACTTTGGCGAATGTTTAATCTGGTGCAGATGCTGAATCTGGGCGCTGCTCAAATTGCTGTACACCACGTCCACGTGCGACAACATCTCCGTCAAACTTTTCGCGTCGTGATCCGGAAAGTTGTCCATCATCGTCAGCGACAGAATCTGCACCTTGTCGGCCGTGCTCAGCTCGTACAACCTCATCCGCAAAAACGCTTCCAGCTCGAGCAGCTCGTTGATAAACTTTTCCCGATACTCGGGCGAATCAAACATACAGTACGCCTCGTCCCCACGGGCCACCCCTCCCGCGTTGCCATCACTTTCCACCACAATTCCGCTCTCTTCCAGCGAAATGCTAAAGTCAATTTCTGCTCCACCCGCTTCGTCAGCCGGAGCTCCCCAATCGATGTCCCCAACTTCCAGGTTAACCTCGTCGGCGCCCCCAAAATCGATCGTTCCAGCGTCCCCACCAAAGTCGATGGCACCCGCGTTGTCATCACCAAAGTCGATTCCCCCGGCGGGATCTTCCGCTGGTTCCTCGTCCGTTTGGAACTTGACGGGTGGTTCCTCGATGGACAGCGGCGGTTCCGAGTACAGGAACTCGTACACGGTGGTGTTGCCTGTTGTCGCAACGTGACGCAGCACCGGCAAGCAGCCAGCGTTCGATAAGAAGGCGCCATACAACTCAATGGCCTTTTTCAGAGCTGGAACCGAGGCGGCGATCTTGTTGAGCATTTCGGGCAGTTCGCCCACCTTCTTCACCAGCTCCTGGCGGACGTTGTCGCCGGCAATGCCGAGCTGCTTGCAGAGCGTCTGGTACTCGGCCATCACGACCGTTTCCGAGCGCTGCAGGTCGACGATCTTCTTGTCGGCCTCCTCGGCCAGCTGTTCAAAGTTCTTGATTTGCTTTCGAATCCCAGGCACTTCAAAGTTGATGTTCCGCACCAGAATCTGGGCCGCCTCCGCCAGGTACAGACTGTCCCGTTCGTACAGCCGCAGGATCTCCTGCCAGTCCTTCATCCGTTGGCTGCCGTATCGGCCAAATACGTTCTTCGAGTCGGCCTCCGTTGTCTTCAGGATGTCGATGATCTGCTGGCAGTGAAAATAGTTGATGTGGGCCCCCATCAGCAGCTGAACGAGCCCATCGTGGGCGGGCATGTCCGTGAGGGCGCTGCTGATTTTGCTGCGAACTTCGCGAACATTTTGGTGCCAGGTTTTGGCCACGATCCGCCGCGACACCAGCCAGTCCTGCAGCTTGCCGGCGTGGATGTCGATGGGGATTTCCGCTTCCTAGGGGGAGAATCAGCGTAAGAAGGAGGAAACTGCGTGCCACATCGCTACTTACGTTCATTTTTGCTGGAGTTTCGAGGGAAAAATCTGCGTTCGCACAGGTGAAAGGTGGTGAAACAACCCAAACAAACTATCCACGTATCCGATTCTCCCGACTTGACAGGTGGGCTGAGGTTTGTCAACACAGCTGTGGTGTACGCTAAATTGAGTAGTAGGTAGttgttgaataaattttataggAAAATTGATAAACGTGCATCTTAGATGACAGTTGAAGCTTTCTTTACAGCGGCACGACGATAAACAAAAATGATTAGgcccttttaaaaaa harbors:
- the LOC120418944 gene encoding CDK5RAP3-like protein, which produces MNEAEIPIDIHAGKLQDWLVSRRIVAKTWHQNVREVRSKISSALTDMPAHDGLVQLLMGAHINYFHCQQIIDILKTTEADSKNVFGRYGSQRMKDWQEILRLYERDSLYLAEAAQILVRNINFEVPGIRKQIKNFEQLAEEADKKIVDLQRSETVVMAEYQTLCKQLGIAGDNVRQELVKKVGELPEMLNKIAASVPALKKAIELYGAFLSNAGCLPVLRHVATTGNTTVYEFLYSEPPLSIEEPPVKFQTDEEPAEDPAGGIDFGDDNAGAIDFGGDAGTIDFGGADEVNLEVGDIDWGAPADEAGGAEIDFSISLEESGIVVESDGNAGGVARGDEAYCMFDSPEYREKFINELLELEAFLRMRLYELSTADKVQILSLTMMDNFPDHDAKSLTEMLSHVDVVYSNLSSAQIQHLHQIKHSPKYVDILTGKLKQKLLAVEKMKDTGRLKRDQAASFRSQGAHLQPTLAKVIEQTRTLQGQIEADISRRYKNRVVNLMGANL